One Micromonospora sp. WMMD812 genomic window carries:
- a CDS encoding Crp/Fnr family transcriptional regulator, with amino-acid sequence MDEVLARSGIFQGVDPEAAEALAKEMETIEVRKGEIVFNEGEPGDSLYILLSGKIKVGRRAADGRQNLIAVMGPSDMVGELSLFDPGPRTATATAVTDTRLVRLRKQALRPWLNNRPEIAEQLLRVLARRLRRTNDSLADLIFTDVPGRVAKNLLQMAGRFGTRDGGVLRVTHDLTQEEIAQLVGASRETVNKALADFASRGWLRLDGKSIIILDPERLARRARV; translated from the coding sequence ATGGACGAGGTACTGGCCCGCAGCGGGATCTTCCAGGGTGTCGACCCGGAGGCTGCCGAGGCGCTCGCCAAGGAGATGGAGACGATCGAGGTCCGTAAGGGCGAGATCGTCTTCAACGAGGGCGAGCCCGGCGACAGTCTCTATATCCTGCTGTCCGGCAAGATCAAGGTCGGCCGCCGGGCGGCGGACGGCCGGCAGAACCTGATCGCGGTGATGGGCCCGTCGGACATGGTCGGCGAGCTGTCGCTCTTCGACCCCGGCCCGCGGACGGCGACCGCCACCGCGGTGACCGACACCCGGCTGGTGCGGCTGCGCAAGCAGGCGCTGCGGCCGTGGCTGAACAACCGGCCGGAGATCGCCGAGCAGCTGCTCCGCGTGCTGGCCCGCCGGCTGCGCCGGACCAACGACTCGCTGGCCGACCTGATCTTCACCGACGTGCCCGGCCGGGTGGCGAAGAACCTGCTCCAGATGGCCGGCCGGTTCGGCACCCGGGACGGCGGCGTGCTGCGGGTGACCCACGACCTGACCCAGGAGGAGATCGCCCAGCTCGTCGGCGCCTCCCGGGAGACCGTGAACAAGGCGCTCGCCGACTTCGCCTCCCGCGGGTGGCTGCGGCTGGACGGCAAGAGCATCATCATCCTCGACCCGGAGCGCCTGGCCCGTCGCGCCCGCGTCTGA
- a CDS encoding metallophosphoesterase family protein: protein MLNRVAVLSDIHGVLPALEAVLAEPDVAAADLIVLTGDIAAGPQPVEVLDLLAGLGERACWVRGNADRELVEARAGRASPIEVSNWAAGELRDDQVARLAALPLTVTLEIDGLGPVVFCHATPRDDEEVVLVDSRMTRWAEVFADVPAEVRTVVCGHTHMPFTRLVDRRLVVNPGSVGMPYGGPGAYWALLGPGVQLRRTDFDVDAACARVAADSTFPDAAGFADEYLRSRHSDADALAVFAPRDGR, encoded by the coding sequence ATGCTGAACCGGGTCGCCGTCCTCTCCGACATCCACGGGGTGCTGCCCGCGCTGGAGGCCGTCCTGGCCGAGCCGGACGTGGCCGCCGCCGACCTGATCGTGCTGACCGGCGACATCGCCGCCGGCCCGCAGCCGGTGGAGGTGCTCGATCTCCTCGCCGGCCTCGGCGAACGGGCCTGCTGGGTGCGGGGCAACGCCGACCGGGAACTGGTGGAGGCGCGCGCCGGGCGCGCGTCCCCCATCGAGGTGTCGAACTGGGCCGCCGGCGAACTCCGCGACGACCAGGTGGCTCGGCTGGCCGCGCTCCCGCTCACGGTGACCCTGGAGATCGACGGCCTCGGCCCGGTCGTCTTCTGCCACGCCACGCCCCGCGACGACGAGGAGGTCGTGCTCGTCGACAGCCGGATGACGCGCTGGGCGGAGGTGTTCGCCGACGTCCCCGCCGAGGTGCGCACGGTCGTCTGCGGGCACACCCACATGCCCTTCACCCGGCTGGTCGACCGGCGCCTGGTCGTCAATCCCGGCAGCGTCGGCATGCCGTACGGCGGTCCGGGCGCCTACTGGGCGCTGCTCGGCCCCGGCGTGCAGCTGCGCCGCACCGACTTCGACGTGGACGCCGCCTGCGCCCGAGTGGCCGCCGATTCGACCTTCCCGGACGCCGCCGGGTTCGCCGACGAATACCTGCGCTCCCGACACAGCGACGCCGACGCGCTGGCGGTCTTCGCCCCTCGCGACGGCCGCTGA
- a CDS encoding TetR/AcrR family transcriptional regulator: MPAASTRVPQQERSRATQARLLEATVECLIEHGWSGTTTTLVAARAGVSRGAQLHHYPTKAALVTAAVDHLAERRAAELRTEAEALPAGPQRLDRVVDLLGAAFTGPLFVAAIELWVAARTDPELRAALVPLEARVGREMHRLTVSLLGVDERRPGVREAVQATLDLLRGLGVANLLTDDSSRRAALLTTWKRQLATLLTP; this comes from the coding sequence GTGCCCGCCGCATCGACCCGCGTCCCTCAACAGGAGCGCAGCCGCGCCACCCAGGCCCGGCTCCTGGAGGCGACCGTCGAGTGCCTGATCGAGCACGGCTGGTCCGGCACCACGACCACTCTGGTCGCGGCCCGGGCCGGTGTCTCACGCGGCGCGCAGCTGCATCACTACCCGACGAAGGCGGCGCTGGTCACCGCCGCCGTCGACCACCTTGCCGAGCGCCGGGCGGCCGAGCTGCGCACCGAGGCGGAGGCCCTGCCGGCCGGTCCGCAGCGGCTCGACCGGGTGGTCGACCTGCTCGGCGCGGCCTTCACCGGCCCGCTCTTCGTCGCCGCGATCGAGCTGTGGGTCGCCGCCCGCACCGATCCCGAGCTGCGTGCGGCCCTGGTGCCGCTCGAGGCGCGGGTGGGCCGGGAGATGCACCGCCTCACCGTCTCGCTGCTCGGTGTCGACGAGCGCCGCCCCGGCGTCCGGGAGGCGGTGCAGGCCACGCTGGACCTCCTTCGCGGGCTGGGCGTGGCCAACCTGCTCACCGACGACTCGTCCCGCCGCGCCGCCCTGCTGACCACCTGGAAGCGCCAGCTCGCCACGCTCCTCACGCCCTGA
- a CDS encoding carboxyl transferase domain-containing protein, with amino-acid sequence MTTLSSAIDASSASYAENRAALLDRLAELDAALDQARAGGGEKYVSRHHARGKLLPRERIELLLDPDSPFLELSPVAAYGTDFPVGASVVTGIGVVEGVECLVIANDPTVRGGAVNPWSLKKTQRAGEIALANRLPMVNLVESAGADLPTQAEIFIPGGRVFRDLTRLSAARIPTVSVVFGNATAGGAYVPGMSDHVIMIRDRSQVYLAGPPLVRMATGEVTDDESLGGAAMHASMSGLADHLASDERDGIRLARQTVRRLNWRKHGPPPRNPVPQPPKHDPEELLGIASADLKVPFDPREVLARILDGSEFDEFKPGYGSALVTGWGELHGYPVGVLANARGVLFSEEAQKAAQFIQLANAADTPLIFLQNTTGYMVGTEYEQRGIIKHGALMINAVSNSTVPHLTVNLGASYGAGNYGMCGRAYEPRFLFTWPNARSAVMGPAQLAGVLSIVARQAAQARGRDYDEESDAAMRMMVEQQIESQSGALFLSGRLYDDGVIDPRDTRTVLGLCLSAIHNAPVEGADGFGVFRM; translated from the coding sequence GTGACCACGTTGAGCAGCGCGATCGACGCGTCCTCGGCGTCGTACGCGGAGAACCGCGCGGCGCTGCTGGACCGGCTGGCGGAGCTGGACGCGGCGCTCGACCAGGCCCGGGCCGGGGGCGGCGAGAAGTACGTGTCCCGGCACCACGCCCGGGGCAAGTTGCTGCCCCGCGAGCGGATCGAGCTGCTGCTCGACCCGGACAGTCCGTTTCTGGAGCTGTCGCCGGTGGCCGCGTACGGCACGGACTTCCCGGTCGGCGCGAGCGTGGTGACCGGCATCGGCGTGGTCGAGGGCGTGGAGTGCCTGGTCATCGCGAACGACCCGACGGTACGCGGCGGCGCGGTGAACCCGTGGTCGCTGAAGAAGACCCAGCGGGCCGGCGAGATCGCCCTCGCGAACCGGCTGCCCATGGTCAACCTGGTCGAGTCGGCCGGCGCCGACCTGCCCACCCAGGCGGAGATCTTCATCCCGGGCGGTCGGGTCTTTCGCGATCTGACCCGGCTCTCCGCGGCGCGGATCCCCACGGTCAGCGTGGTCTTCGGCAACGCGACCGCTGGTGGCGCGTACGTGCCGGGCATGTCCGACCACGTGATCATGATCCGGGACCGGTCGCAGGTCTATCTGGCCGGGCCGCCGCTGGTGCGGATGGCGACCGGCGAGGTCACCGACGACGAGTCGCTCGGCGGCGCGGCGATGCACGCGTCGATGTCGGGGCTCGCCGACCACCTGGCGTCCGACGAGCGGGACGGCATCCGGCTGGCCCGGCAGACCGTACGCCGGTTGAACTGGCGCAAGCACGGCCCGCCGCCGCGCAACCCGGTCCCCCAGCCACCGAAGCACGACCCCGAGGAGCTGCTCGGCATCGCGAGCGCCGACCTGAAGGTGCCGTTCGACCCGCGCGAGGTGCTGGCCCGGATCCTGGACGGCAGCGAGTTCGACGAGTTCAAGCCGGGCTACGGCAGTGCCCTAGTGACCGGCTGGGGCGAGCTGCACGGATACCCGGTCGGTGTGCTGGCCAACGCCCGGGGGGTGCTGTTCAGCGAGGAGGCCCAGAAGGCGGCGCAGTTCATCCAGCTCGCGAACGCCGCCGACACGCCGTTGATCTTCCTCCAGAACACGACCGGCTACATGGTCGGCACCGAGTACGAGCAGCGCGGCATCATCAAGCACGGCGCTCTGATGATCAACGCGGTGTCGAACTCGACCGTGCCGCACCTGACGGTCAACCTCGGCGCCTCGTACGGCGCCGGCAACTACGGCATGTGCGGGCGGGCGTACGAGCCGCGGTTCCTCTTCACCTGGCCGAACGCGCGCTCGGCGGTGATGGGGCCGGCGCAGCTGGCCGGGGTGCTGTCCATCGTGGCCCGACAGGCCGCCCAGGCACGTGGCCGGGACTACGACGAGGAGTCCGACGCCGCCATGCGGATGATGGTCGAGCAGCAGATCGAGTCCCAGTCCGGCGCGCTCTTCCTCTCCGGCCGGCTCTACGACGACGGGGTGATCGATCCCCGCGACACCCGTACCGTCCTCGGGCTCTGCCTGTCGGCGATCCACAACGCACCGGTGGAGGGCGCCGACGGCTTCGGCGTCTTCCGGATGTAG
- a CDS encoding acyclic terpene utilization AtuA family protein produces the protein MIRIGNASGFYGDRFGAWRELLDGGELDVLTGDYLAELTMLILGRDRMRDPGLGYARTFLRQLEGCLGTALDRGVRIVTNAGGLNPAGLAAAISTLADRLGLTVRVGHVEGDALPRPDALTANAYLGAFGIAACLDGGADVVVTGRVTDASLVVGPAIARYGWGRDDLDALAGATVAGHLIECGAQVTGGNFSFFTELPDGGHRPGFPVAEVHADGSAVITKHPGTGGAVTVETVTAQLLYEVGGPAYLGPDVVTRLDTVTLSQDGTDRVRVSGVRGKPPPDTLKVGVTNLGGFRNSMTFVLCGLDVPAKAALVRGQLEEAVGKEGLEFTLARTDHADAADTETASALLHVHLRDGDKARAGRAFSAAAVELALASYPGCTLTTPPGDATPFGVFTAEAVGQDAVPHVAVLPSGERVVIAPPTRTAPVGPDASIDRTPPVTGDDRPTRRGPLGELAGARSGDKAGDANLGVWARSDAGYDWLRGWLTLARLADLLPETAPLVVRRYELPNLRAVNFVIEGLLGPGVAGSTRFDPQAKALGELLRARIVDLPADLAPGPPAATATEVRR, from the coding sequence GTGATCCGCATCGGCAACGCGTCCGGCTTCTACGGCGACCGGTTCGGCGCCTGGCGAGAGCTGCTCGACGGCGGTGAGCTGGACGTGCTGACCGGCGACTACCTGGCCGAGCTGACCATGCTGATCCTCGGGCGAGACCGGATGCGCGACCCGGGCCTCGGGTATGCGCGCACCTTCCTCCGCCAGCTGGAGGGCTGCCTCGGCACCGCCCTCGACCGGGGTGTGCGGATCGTGACCAACGCCGGCGGGCTGAACCCGGCCGGGCTGGCCGCCGCGATCTCCACGCTCGCCGACCGGCTCGGTCTCACCGTCCGCGTGGGACACGTCGAGGGAGACGCGCTGCCGCGGCCGGACGCGCTCACCGCGAACGCCTACCTGGGCGCGTTCGGGATCGCCGCCTGCCTCGACGGTGGCGCGGACGTGGTGGTCACCGGGCGGGTCACCGACGCCTCGCTGGTGGTCGGGCCGGCGATCGCCCGGTACGGCTGGGGCCGCGACGACCTCGACGCGCTGGCCGGCGCGACGGTCGCCGGCCACCTGATCGAGTGCGGCGCGCAGGTGACCGGCGGCAACTTCAGCTTCTTCACCGAGTTGCCCGACGGCGGCCACCGGCCCGGTTTCCCCGTCGCCGAGGTGCACGCCGACGGCTCGGCGGTGATCACCAAGCATCCGGGCACCGGCGGCGCGGTGACCGTGGAGACCGTCACCGCGCAGCTGCTGTACGAGGTGGGTGGGCCCGCGTACCTGGGGCCGGACGTGGTGACCCGGCTGGACACGGTCACGCTCAGCCAGGACGGCACGGACCGGGTCCGGGTCTCCGGTGTCCGGGGCAAGCCGCCGCCGGACACCCTCAAGGTCGGCGTCACCAACCTCGGCGGCTTCCGCAACTCGATGACGTTCGTCCTCTGCGGTCTGGACGTCCCGGCCAAGGCGGCCCTGGTCCGGGGGCAGCTCGAGGAGGCGGTGGGCAAGGAGGGGCTGGAGTTCACGCTGGCCCGTACCGACCACGCCGACGCGGCCGACACGGAGACGGCGAGCGCGCTGCTGCACGTACACCTGCGGGACGGCGACAAGGCGCGGGCCGGGCGGGCGTTCTCGGCCGCCGCGGTGGAGCTGGCCCTCGCCTCCTACCCCGGCTGCACGCTGACCACGCCGCCGGGCGACGCCACGCCGTTCGGGGTGTTCACCGCCGAGGCCGTGGGGCAGGACGCGGTGCCGCACGTCGCGGTGCTGCCGTCGGGAGAGCGGGTGGTGATCGCCCCGCCGACCCGCACCGCGCCCGTCGGGCCGGACGCGTCGATCGACCGGACGCCGCCGGTCACGGGCGACGACCGGCCGACCCGGCGCGGGCCGTTGGGCGAGCTGGCCGGAGCCCGGTCCGGCGACAAGGCCGGCGACGCGAACCTGGGCGTGTGGGCCCGCAGCGACGCCGGTTACGACTGGCTGCGCGGCTGGTTGACCCTGGCACGCCTGGCCGACCTGTTGCCGGAGACGGCCCCGCTGGTCGTGCGCCGCTACGAGCTGCCGAACCTGCGGGCCGTCAACTTCGTGATCGAGGGGCTGCTCGGCCCGGGCGTGGCCGGGTCCACCCGGTTCGATCCCCAGGCAAAGGCGCTCGGCGAGCTGCTCCGGGCCCGGATCGTCGACCTGCCGGCCGACCTGGCACCCGGGCCGCCCGCCGCGACCGCCACGGAGGTGCGGAGATGA
- a CDS encoding biotin carboxylase N-terminal domain-containing protein, with translation MITRLLVANRGEIARRIFATCRALGVETVAVHSDADTDAPFVAEADQAVRLPGNAPAETYLRVDLILDAARRSGADAVHPGYGFLAENAEFAAAVADAGLTWVGPPAKAIAAMGDKMTAKALLADAGVPMLPTWSEPDQITDFPVLVKAAAGGGGRGMRIVREAADLAEAIASARREAEAAFGDGTVFIERYVERGRHVEVQIFGDSRGAVVALGVRECSIQRRHQKIVEEAPGLLPPEVRERLHEAAVAAGRAVDYVGAGTVEFLLAPDGAIHFLEMNTRLQVEHPVTELTAVGGLDLVRLQLLVADGAPLPEHARHPSARGYAIEVRLCAEDPTKGFRPATGVLRRFAVPGIDREFGNLQRAGLRLDSGVEDGAVVGVHYDSMLAKLIAWAPTRAEAARTLAGALARAELHGVPTNRDLLVRVLRSPDFAAAEIDTGFLDRHPEVFAPLVPVDRVPLFALAAALSSAAARRATAPVLAGLPSGWRNVPAFPQVASYAAAGGEVEVRYRLDRTGGLAEWSVRPPADDPATRPVASRDDGSAAGRPASPPPDPVTLVSAAPDRVVLEVAGVRQPFRVHRVGSEFFVDGPDGSVSLTELPRFPEPTAELAAGSLLAPLPGTVTRVHVEAGQRVAAGDLLLTLEAMKLEHPVLAPIDGVVAELPVPAGGQVDTGAVLAVVNPQEDPR, from the coding sequence ATGATCACGCGACTGCTGGTGGCCAACCGGGGTGAGATCGCTCGGCGGATCTTCGCCACCTGCCGGGCGCTCGGCGTCGAGACGGTGGCGGTGCACTCCGACGCGGACACCGACGCGCCCTTCGTGGCCGAGGCCGACCAGGCGGTCCGGCTGCCGGGGAACGCGCCGGCCGAGACGTACCTCCGGGTGGACCTGATCCTGGACGCGGCCCGCCGCTCCGGCGCGGACGCCGTGCACCCCGGCTACGGGTTCCTCGCCGAGAACGCCGAGTTCGCGGCGGCGGTCGCCGACGCCGGGCTGACCTGGGTCGGGCCGCCGGCCAAGGCGATCGCCGCGATGGGCGACAAGATGACGGCCAAGGCGCTGCTCGCCGACGCGGGCGTGCCGATGCTGCCGACCTGGTCCGAGCCCGATCAGATCACCGACTTTCCGGTGCTGGTGAAGGCGGCGGCGGGTGGCGGCGGGCGGGGCATGCGGATCGTCCGCGAGGCCGCCGACCTGGCCGAGGCGATCGCCTCCGCGCGGCGCGAGGCCGAAGCGGCGTTCGGTGACGGCACGGTCTTCATCGAGCGGTACGTCGAACGCGGCCGGCACGTCGAGGTGCAGATCTTCGGCGACTCGCGGGGGGCGGTCGTCGCGCTCGGCGTGCGGGAGTGCTCGATCCAGCGCCGACACCAGAAGATCGTCGAGGAGGCGCCCGGCCTTCTGCCGCCGGAGGTGCGGGAGCGGCTGCACGAGGCGGCGGTGGCCGCCGGCCGGGCGGTCGACTACGTGGGCGCGGGCACGGTCGAGTTCCTGCTCGCGCCCGACGGGGCGATCCACTTCCTGGAGATGAACACCCGGCTCCAGGTCGAGCATCCGGTCACCGAGCTGACCGCGGTCGGCGGGCTGGACCTGGTCCGGCTGCAACTGCTGGTCGCCGACGGCGCCCCGCTGCCCGAGCACGCGCGGCACCCCTCCGCCCGCGGCTACGCGATCGAGGTCCGGCTCTGCGCCGAGGATCCCACCAAGGGGTTCCGACCGGCGACCGGTGTCCTGCGCCGGTTCGCCGTCCCCGGGATCGACCGCGAGTTCGGCAACCTCCAGCGGGCCGGTCTCCGGCTGGACTCCGGCGTGGAGGACGGCGCGGTGGTCGGCGTGCACTACGACTCGATGCTGGCCAAGCTGATCGCGTGGGCGCCCACCCGCGCCGAGGCGGCCCGTACCCTCGCCGGCGCGCTGGCCCGGGCCGAGCTGCACGGGGTGCCCACCAACCGGGACCTGCTGGTCCGGGTGCTGCGCAGCCCCGACTTCGCCGCCGCCGAGATCGACACCGGCTTCCTCGACCGGCATCCGGAGGTCTTCGCCCCGCTGGTGCCGGTGGATCGAGTGCCGCTGTTCGCGCTGGCCGCCGCCCTGTCCTCGGCCGCCGCCCGCCGGGCGACCGCCCCGGTGCTCGCCGGGCTCCCGTCCGGTTGGCGGAACGTCCCCGCTTTTCCGCAGGTCGCCTCGTACGCGGCGGCCGGTGGCGAGGTCGAGGTCCGCTACCGCCTGGACCGGACCGGCGGGCTCGCCGAGTGGTCGGTGCGACCGCCCGCCGACGACCCGGCCACCCGCCCGGTCGCGTCCCGCGACGACGGTTCGGCCGCCGGCCGGCCCGCCTCCCCGCCGCCGGACCCGGTGACGCTGGTGTCGGCCGCCCCCGACCGCGTGGTGCTGGAGGTGGCCGGCGTCCGGCAACCGTTCCGGGTGCACCGGGTGGGGTCGGAGTTCTTCGTGGACGGCCCGGACGGGTCGGTGAGCCTCACCGAGCTGCCACGCTTCCCGGAGCCCACCGCGGAGTTGGCCGCCGGCTCGCTGCTCGCCCCGCTGCCCGGCACGGTGACCCGGGTGCACGTCGAGGCCGGTCAGCGGGTCGCCGCCGGCGATCTGCTGCTCACCCTGGAGGCGATGAAGCTCGAGCACCCGGTGCTCGCCCCGATCGACGGCGTGGTCGCCGAGCTGCCGGTGCCCGCCGGCGGTCAGGTCGACACCGGCGCCGTGCTGGCCGTGGTCAACCCGCAGGAGGATCCCCGATGA
- a CDS encoding acyl-CoA dehydrogenase family protein, which yields MTIVDTPERRQLRELTRAFVTREVLPHLNDWERAGEVPRQLHATAAKLGLLGIGFPESVGGSGGDLLDSIVVTEEIIRSGGSSGLVAALFTHGIALPHMVAAAGGRTGGSLGGRLGATPAPGDDLIERYVRPTLAGTLIGALAITEPDGGSDVAGIRTTARRDGDHYVVNGSKTYITSGVRADFVTTAVCTDFPGSGELALLVIDKGTPGFTVGRRLEKLGWHCSDTAELSFVDVRVPVANRIGEENTGFLAIMQNFASERLSLATQAYATAQRCVELAVRWCRDRSTFGRPLASRQLVRHRLAEMHTRAEAARAYVHQVAARVAAGEPVVTEVAMAKNVAVAACAEVVDQALQLHGGYGYLRDAEVERHYRDARILGIGGGTTEIMNEIIAKGIGL from the coding sequence ATGACCATCGTGGACACTCCGGAACGACGCCAGCTGCGCGAGCTGACCAGGGCCTTCGTCACCCGGGAGGTGCTGCCGCACCTGAACGACTGGGAGCGTGCCGGCGAGGTGCCCCGGCAGTTACACGCCACCGCCGCGAAGCTCGGCCTGCTCGGCATCGGCTTTCCCGAGTCGGTGGGTGGCAGCGGCGGCGACCTGCTCGACTCGATCGTCGTCACCGAGGAGATCATCCGCTCCGGCGGTTCCTCCGGGCTGGTCGCCGCGCTCTTCACCCACGGCATCGCGCTGCCGCACATGGTCGCGGCGGCCGGTGGCCGGACCGGCGGCTCGCTCGGCGGCCGGCTCGGCGCCACGCCCGCCCCCGGTGACGACCTGATCGAGCGGTACGTCCGTCCGACGCTGGCCGGCACACTCATCGGCGCGCTGGCCATCACCGAGCCGGACGGCGGCTCGGACGTCGCCGGGATCCGCACCACCGCCCGCCGGGACGGCGACCACTACGTGGTGAACGGATCGAAGACCTACATCACCAGCGGGGTCCGGGCCGACTTCGTGACCACCGCCGTCTGCACCGACTTCCCCGGCAGCGGCGAGCTCGCCCTGCTGGTGATCGACAAGGGCACGCCCGGTTTCACGGTCGGGCGACGGCTGGAGAAGCTGGGCTGGCACTGCTCGGACACCGCCGAACTCTCCTTCGTCGACGTGCGGGTCCCGGTCGCGAACCGGATCGGCGAGGAGAACACCGGCTTCCTGGCGATCATGCAGAACTTCGCCAGCGAGCGGCTCTCCCTGGCGACGCAGGCGTACGCGACCGCGCAACGTTGCGTCGAGCTGGCCGTGCGCTGGTGCCGGGACCGGTCGACCTTCGGCCGCCCGCTGGCCAGCCGACAGCTGGTCCGGCACCGGCTCGCCGAGATGCACACCCGTGCCGAGGCCGCGCGGGCGTACGTGCACCAGGTGGCCGCGCGGGTCGCGGCCGGGGAGCCGGTGGTCACCGAGGTGGCGATGGCGAAGAACGTCGCGGTGGCGGCCTGCGCCGAGGTGGTCGACCAGGCGCTCCAGCTGCACGGCGGCTACGGCTACCTGCGCGACGCGGAGGTGGAGCGGCACTACCGGGACGCGCGCATCCTCGGCATCGGCGGCGGCACCACGGAGATCATGAACGAGATCATCGCGAAGGGAATCGGGCTGTGA
- a CDS encoding adenosylcobinamide amidohydrolase, translating to MLSEPLLTTRREDDADVPMLVWRSASPLRAVSSAPLGGGIGVRHWVLNATVPMSYDRDDPADHLAGLAHGLGLDGPGVGLLTGVDVAEVVTRTDAGVRAWATVGLGTPVPAAAPAPAAPGQRVGTVNIVVYVPARLGDAALVNAVATATEAKAQAIMELGLAATGTPTDAVTVLCPVDGPESAYGGPRSTWGAPLARAVHAAVLAGGAGTVVPWSERLTG from the coding sequence GTGCTGAGCGAGCCGCTGCTGACCACCCGTCGGGAGGACGACGCCGACGTCCCGATGTTGGTGTGGCGCTCGGCCTCGCCGCTGCGCGCCGTCAGCTCCGCGCCGCTGGGGGGCGGGATCGGCGTACGCCACTGGGTGCTGAACGCGACCGTGCCGATGTCGTACGACCGGGACGACCCCGCCGACCACCTGGCCGGGCTCGCTCACGGCCTCGGCCTCGACGGGCCCGGGGTGGGCCTGCTGACCGGCGTCGACGTCGCCGAGGTGGTGACCCGGACGGACGCGGGCGTGCGGGCCTGGGCGACGGTCGGCCTCGGCACCCCGGTCCCGGCCGCCGCACCCGCTCCGGCGGCGCCCGGCCAGCGGGTCGGCACGGTCAACATCGTGGTGTACGTGCCGGCGCGGCTGGGCGACGCCGCACTGGTCAACGCGGTGGCCACCGCGACCGAGGCGAAGGCTCAGGCGATCATGGAGCTGGGGTTGGCGGCGACCGGCACCCCGACGGACGCGGTCACCGTGCTCTGCCCGGTCGACGGCCCGGAGTCCGCCTACGGGGGGCCGCGCTCGACCTGGGGCGCGCCGCTGGCCCGGGCGGTGCACGCCGCCGTGCTCGCCGGCGGGGCCGGCACCGTGGTGCCCTGGTCGGAGCGGCTGACCGGCTGA
- a CDS encoding TIGR03084 family metal-binding protein → MVDLTDLLADLADESESLDALVRPLPAADWSRPTPAPGWSIAHQVAHLAWTDHVALLAATDATAFFASVTSAPDPARLVDDGAEEFLAPPAELLTRWRAGRTALAAALADIPAGEKVPWYGTRMSAASMATARIMETWAHGEDVADALGVRRPATDRLRHVAHLGVRTLGHGFAAHGRAVPTAPVRVELAAPHGGTWAWGPADAADRITGPARDFCLLVTQRSHRTDLALTATGPVADEWLDVAQAFAGPPGAGRPPLAAPAAGPVAPADTPDGSGVPA, encoded by the coding sequence ATGGTCGACCTGACGGACCTGCTCGCGGACCTGGCCGACGAGTCCGAGTCGCTGGACGCGCTGGTACGGCCGCTACCCGCGGCCGACTGGTCGCGTCCGACGCCCGCGCCGGGCTGGAGCATCGCGCACCAGGTCGCCCACCTCGCCTGGACCGATCACGTGGCGCTGCTGGCGGCGACCGACGCTACTGCCTTCTTCGCCTCGGTCACCTCCGCGCCGGACCCGGCCCGCCTGGTCGACGACGGCGCGGAGGAGTTCCTCGCCCCGCCGGCCGAGTTGCTCACCCGCTGGCGCGCCGGCCGCACGGCGCTGGCGGCGGCCCTCGCCGACATCCCCGCGGGCGAGAAGGTGCCCTGGTACGGCACCCGGATGTCCGCCGCCTCGATGGCCACCGCCCGGATCATGGAAACCTGGGCGCACGGCGAGGACGTGGCCGACGCGCTCGGCGTACGTCGTCCGGCCACCGACCGGCTCCGGCACGTCGCACACCTCGGCGTGCGTACGCTCGGCCACGGCTTCGCCGCCCACGGCCGGGCGGTGCCGACGGCGCCGGTGCGGGTGGAGCTGGCCGCGCCCCACGGTGGCACCTGGGCCTGGGGCCCGGCGGACGCCGCGGACCGGATCACCGGTCCCGCGCGGGACTTCTGCCTGCTGGTCACCCAACGTTCCCATCGTACCGATCTGGCACTCACCGCCACCGGTCCGGTGGCCGACGAGTGGCTGGACGTCGCGCAGGCGTTCGCCGGCCCACCCGGCGCGGGCCGTCCACCGCTGGCCGCCCCGGCTGCCGGCCCCGTCGCCCCGGCCGACACGCCCGATGGGAGCGGGGTGCCGGCGTGA